A genomic window from Nocardioides rotundus includes:
- a CDS encoding LysM peptidoglycan-binding domain-containing protein encodes MTPPTFAQRVRGLAATLALLLLVAGVPFLLSGIGAAPWRADLGSLRSLLTSPDDGTLAMVVIAGVAWLAWLVVAVSVVLEVVSQVRGLPAPTLPGLGAPQRAVGQLVAVAALLFVATPTVVAAFPTPPARAATAPVLGAPRLAAVEVAPLLPQAAPLLATADSPATEKSTIDYTVKRGDSLWKIAERLLGDGTRFTEIVDLNKAVLNGRPDFIVSGTVLKVPYEAPEVDTDGPAEEYVVQPGDTLSGIAEAKLGDPMRYPQLFEASRDTVQPDGATLTDPDLIRPGWEITIPGQAKHKAEVPEEPPVEVVPPADVEPPVETPPVEPTPEPTESPEQQPTPAAGSTDEADDVESSAPGWLVPGLTGAGAVLAALVLLAVRAHRNTQLRYRRPGETIAPPPEELRAVEKTAFVAGAPLTKVIEDLDRALMHLAGECSDAGRALPVLASATLAKGAVSLHLAEEADLPEPWTGAEREWQLALSQELPDRQDVLPPYPLLVSVGQNDNGLHLVNLEQLGVVALAGDPERTKALARHIAAELALNPWSAIVEVNVIGLGEELTPLDSLRLRHHESGKQVVPDLVRSVTASLENGWGDPDPYGVVITTGDGTTELAPLLRSPTSRIGTALVSLAATLPAPTAIEVDQTGRLRAPSLGLDLEAAGLTSEEAKACAAIVDLTRESQPVKIAPFEQAADGWMALADQAGALREELTHVREEGPAGDRSLLPESAGEYVEAAATTAEDVENLAPVVPGQVRRTVEEADPTLDQDVADWFDAEVERPRLVLLGAVSAEAYGEAKPVILKRRPYFVEILAYLALHPKGATASEMADTFGVAASRARTEVSALRDWLGTNPRTGGPYLPPANESPVYLETGVKTYQVLDVLVDLDLFRRLRARGQARGADGITDLRTAMSLVQGLPFSLLRDKGWSWLLDTERVHETVGCAIVDTAHLLVVDALAKGELDVARTIAETACEAAPYDDICRLDLVKVAAAEGHGEAVEKMLNDDVFNRTDDYLPPIDLPERTGDIVGQEGWGNSKRTPPT; translated from the coding sequence ATGACTCCGCCCACGTTTGCCCAGCGAGTTCGCGGTCTCGCGGCCACGCTCGCCCTCCTGCTTCTCGTCGCCGGGGTGCCGTTCCTGCTCAGCGGCATTGGTGCCGCTCCCTGGAGGGCCGACCTCGGCTCGCTTCGGAGCCTGCTGACCAGCCCCGACGACGGGACGCTCGCGATGGTCGTCATCGCGGGCGTGGCGTGGCTGGCGTGGCTGGTCGTCGCGGTCTCCGTCGTCCTGGAAGTCGTCTCGCAGGTCCGCGGTCTCCCGGCTCCGACACTGCCCGGGCTCGGCGCGCCACAGCGGGCTGTCGGCCAGCTCGTCGCGGTCGCGGCGCTGCTGTTCGTTGCTACCCCGACCGTGGTCGCGGCGTTCCCGACTCCGCCAGCCCGTGCCGCGACTGCGCCCGTCCTCGGGGCGCCGCGACTGGCAGCCGTCGAGGTTGCGCCCCTCCTCCCCCAGGCTGCGCCCCTCCTTGCCACCGCAGACTCGCCAGCGACGGAGAAGTCGACGATCGACTACACGGTCAAACGCGGTGACAGCCTGTGGAAGATCGCCGAACGCCTGCTCGGCGATGGCACGCGGTTCACCGAGATCGTCGACCTGAACAAGGCGGTCCTCAACGGACGCCCCGACTTCATCGTGTCCGGCACCGTGTTGAAGGTGCCGTACGAGGCGCCGGAGGTCGACACCGACGGTCCGGCCGAGGAGTACGTCGTGCAGCCTGGGGACACCTTGTCGGGGATCGCCGAGGCGAAGCTGGGCGACCCGATGCGCTACCCACAGCTCTTCGAGGCATCCCGCGACACCGTGCAGCCCGATGGAGCGACGTTGACCGACCCGGACCTGATCCGGCCGGGTTGGGAGATCACAATTCCCGGGCAGGCGAAGCACAAGGCCGAGGTCCCGGAAGAGCCTCCCGTCGAGGTCGTGCCGCCGGCCGATGTCGAGCCTCCGGTAGAGACACCGCCCGTCGAGCCAACGCCTGAGCCGACGGAGTCGCCAGAGCAGCAACCCACCCCCGCTGCAGGCAGCACCGACGAGGCGGACGACGTCGAGTCGTCGGCACCCGGCTGGCTGGTGCCCGGCCTCACCGGGGCGGGCGCAGTTCTTGCGGCGCTGGTGCTGCTCGCCGTACGCGCCCACCGCAACACCCAACTCCGCTACCGCCGACCCGGGGAGACCATCGCCCCTCCTCCCGAGGAACTTCGCGCGGTCGAGAAGACCGCCTTCGTCGCGGGGGCGCCCTTGACCAAGGTCATCGAGGATCTCGACCGCGCGCTGATGCACCTGGCTGGCGAGTGCTCGGACGCAGGACGGGCGCTGCCCGTGCTCGCCTCAGCGACACTGGCCAAGGGCGCCGTCAGCCTGCACCTCGCCGAAGAAGCCGACCTCCCCGAACCGTGGACGGGCGCCGAGCGCGAGTGGCAACTCGCCCTGAGTCAGGAACTGCCGGATCGCCAAGACGTGCTGCCGCCGTATCCACTGCTCGTCAGCGTCGGGCAGAACGACAACGGCCTGCACCTCGTGAACCTGGAGCAACTCGGCGTCGTGGCACTGGCCGGCGACCCGGAGCGCACCAAGGCACTCGCACGGCACATCGCGGCCGAGCTTGCCCTCAATCCGTGGTCGGCCATCGTCGAAGTCAACGTGATCGGTCTCGGCGAGGAACTCACCCCGCTCGACAGCCTCCGTTTGCGCCACCACGAGAGCGGCAAGCAGGTGGTTCCCGATCTGGTCCGCTCGGTCACAGCGTCGCTGGAGAACGGCTGGGGCGATCCCGACCCGTACGGCGTGGTCATCACGACCGGTGACGGGACGACCGAACTTGCGCCCCTCCTTCGCTCGCCGACCTCCCGGATCGGCACAGCCTTGGTGTCCCTGGCTGCGACCCTCCCGGCACCAACCGCCATCGAAGTCGATCAGACCGGGCGTTTGCGTGCGCCCTCCCTCGGACTCGACCTGGAAGCCGCCGGCCTGACCAGCGAGGAGGCAAAGGCGTGCGCCGCCATCGTCGACCTCACCCGCGAGAGCCAGCCGGTCAAGATCGCGCCCTTCGAGCAGGCCGCCGACGGTTGGATGGCACTCGCGGACCAGGCCGGCGCCCTCCGAGAGGAGCTGACCCACGTCCGTGAGGAAGGACCGGCGGGCGACCGCTCACTCCTGCCCGAGTCGGCCGGGGAGTACGTCGAGGCTGCAGCCACCACCGCCGAGGATGTCGAGAATCTCGCCCCAGTCGTGCCGGGACAGGTCCGCCGTACGGTCGAGGAAGCCGATCCGACCCTCGACCAGGACGTCGCCGACTGGTTCGACGCCGAAGTGGAGCGTCCTCGATTGGTGCTTCTCGGTGCGGTGAGTGCCGAAGCGTACGGCGAGGCCAAGCCGGTCATTCTGAAGCGCCGACCGTACTTCGTCGAGATCCTCGCCTATCTCGCGTTGCACCCCAAGGGCGCCACCGCCAGCGAGATGGCCGACACGTTCGGAGTCGCCGCGTCTCGGGCCAGGACAGAAGTCAGCGCACTGCGCGATTGGCTCGGCACGAACCCTCGCACAGGTGGCCCCTACCTGCCGCCAGCCAACGAATCACCGGTCTATCTGGAGACCGGCGTGAAGACCTACCAAGTGCTGGACGTGCTCGTTGACCTGGACCTGTTCCGTCGCTTGCGTGCCCGCGGCCAGGCGCGCGGCGCGGACGGCATCACGGACCTGCGGACCGCCATGTCCCTGGTCCAGGGGCTTCCGTTCAGCCTGCTACGCGACAAGGGCTGGAGTTGGCTACTCGACACCGAACGGGTCCACGAGACTGTCGGTTGCGCGATCGTCGACACCGCGCACCTCCTCGTCGTCGACGCGCTCGCAAAGGGTGAGCTCGACGTGGCGCGAACCATTGCCGAGACCGCCTGCGAGGCCGCGCCCTACGACGACATCTGTCGGCTCGACCTGGTGAAGGTCGCCGCCGCCGAGGGCCACGGCGAGGCGGTCGAGAAGATGCTCAACGACGACGTCTTCAACCGCACGGACGACTACCTCCCGCCCATCGACCTCCCCGAGAGAACGGGCGACATCGTCGGCCAGGAGGGCTGGGGCAACTCCAAGCGTACTCCGCCCACCTGA
- a CDS encoding TadE/TadG family type IV pilus assembly protein gives MTWTRMRDERGSAAVEAAVGLPAFALFVGLIIFGGRTATTHSAVESAAADAARTASIARTASEATSEAKAAAQASLANQDIHCLSVTVSVDVSDFGKTAGEAGSVSASVECLLDLADLSVPGVPGSRLIKATSSSPLDTWRERA, from the coding sequence ATGACCTGGACGCGCATGAGGGACGAGCGTGGCTCGGCTGCGGTCGAGGCCGCTGTCGGCTTGCCTGCCTTCGCGCTGTTCGTCGGTCTCATCATCTTCGGTGGCCGCACCGCCACCACCCACTCGGCCGTCGAGTCCGCTGCCGCCGACGCCGCCCGCACGGCCTCCATCGCCCGCACGGCGTCCGAGGCGACGAGCGAGGCGAAGGCCGCGGCGCAGGCCAGTTTGGCCAACCAGGACATTCACTGCCTCAGCGTCACGGTGTCGGTCGACGTGTCCGACTTCGGCAAGACCGCCGGCGAGGCCGGGTCGGTCTCGGCATCCGTGGAATGCCTTCTCGATCTGGCCGACCTGTCCGTTCCGGGCGTCCCAGGCAGTCGCCTGATCAAGGCCACCAGCAGTTCGCCGCTGGACACCTGGAGGGAGCGGGCATGA
- a CDS encoding pilus assembly protein, which produces MFLGTQAALFYHARTVAIVAAQEGARAAGGENGKEADGVNAASSFIADAGGDDVLTGANATANRTATTVTVTVTGHSLSVIPGWSPAIVQTASLPVERLTAP; this is translated from the coding sequence ATGTTCCTCGGGACGCAGGCCGCGTTGTTCTACCACGCCCGAACGGTGGCGATAGTCGCTGCGCAGGAGGGCGCGAGGGCCGCTGGCGGTGAGAACGGCAAGGAGGCCGACGGGGTCAACGCCGCCTCCTCGTTCATCGCCGACGCTGGTGGCGACGACGTACTCACCGGCGCGAATGCGACAGCCAATCGCACCGCCACCACGGTGACCGTGACAGTGACCGGTCACAGCTTGAGCGTGATCCCGGGCTGGAGCCCGGCGATCGTCCAGACGGCGTCGCTGCCCGTCGAGAGGCTGACCGCTCCGTGA
- a CDS encoding transposase: MRIEMPQKRKKYDREFREGAVRIVEETGKPIAQVARNLGVVEGTLGNWVKQAREAREGRDGMSKDDHEELKRLRAENAELRMERDVLKRSVVLWVKEATK, encoded by the coding sequence ATGAGGATCGAGATGCCACAGAAGCGGAAGAAGTACGACCGGGAGTTCCGTGAGGGAGCTGTCCGGATCGTCGAAGAGACCGGGAAGCCGATCGCTCAGGTCGCGCGCAACCTCGGCGTGGTCGAGGGCACGTTGGGCAACTGGGTCAAGCAGGCCCGGGAAGCACGCGAGGGCCGCGACGGAATGTCGAAGGACGACCACGAGGAGCTCAAGCGGCTGCGTGCTGAGAACGCCGAGCTCCGGATGGAGCGTGATGTCCTCAAGCGATCCGTGGTCCTGTGGGTGAAGGAGGCGACGAAGTGA
- a CDS encoding IS3 family transposase has translation MSVARFIADQRTIYRVPHTMTCLLLGVSLAWFYKWRDRSLGPGASSGLFTAMDRRRYTIDRAVKVMFTKKRGLHGSPRLHADLLDDGWEVSEKTVADSMRRQGLVARRIKRRNGLTRQDKTAPKFADLLRRDFTAQRPNARWVGDMTEIPTASGKLYLATVIDLYSRRLLGAATSLHPDAELACAAIKMAVAARGGVDAVNQPGWRTEETKRVIFHTDRGSTYTATSFTKLCRDMGIRQSMGRVGSCFDNAAAEAFFSSLEWEVLSRHEFEHTRQAQAVVLDWCYGFYNHERRHSSAGMMSPVSYENTAAPDREAA, from the coding sequence GTGAGCGTGGCACGCTTCATCGCCGACCAGAGGACGATCTACCGGGTGCCGCACACGATGACCTGCCTGCTGCTGGGGGTGTCCCTGGCGTGGTTCTACAAGTGGCGCGACCGGTCGCTCGGCCCGGGCGCCTCGAGCGGCCTGTTCACCGCTATGGACCGTCGCCGCTACACCATCGACCGGGCCGTGAAGGTGATGTTCACCAAGAAGCGGGGCCTGCACGGCTCCCCGCGGTTGCACGCTGACCTGCTCGATGATGGGTGGGAGGTCAGCGAGAAGACCGTCGCGGACTCGATGCGCCGCCAGGGGCTGGTCGCCCGGCGGATCAAGCGGAGGAACGGTCTGACACGCCAGGACAAGACCGCACCGAAGTTCGCCGACCTGCTGCGCCGTGACTTCACCGCGCAGCGGCCTAACGCCCGCTGGGTTGGCGACATGACTGAGATCCCCACGGCCAGCGGGAAGCTGTACCTGGCCACCGTGATCGACCTGTACTCGCGTCGTCTGCTCGGCGCCGCGACCAGCCTGCACCCCGACGCCGAGCTGGCGTGCGCGGCGATCAAGATGGCCGTGGCGGCTCGCGGTGGCGTCGATGCGGTCAACCAGCCGGGTTGGCGCACCGAGGAGACCAAGCGGGTCATCTTCCACACCGACCGGGGCTCGACCTACACCGCGACCTCGTTCACCAAGCTGTGCCGCGACATGGGCATCCGGCAGTCGATGGGCCGGGTCGGGTCGTGCTTCGACAACGCCGCCGCTGAGGCGTTCTTCAGCAGCCTGGAGTGGGAGGTTCTCTCACGCCACGAGTTCGAGCACACCCGCCAGGCCCAGGCTGTCGTGCTGGACTGGTGCTACGGGTTCTACAACCACGAACGCCGGCACAGCTCGGCAGGCATGATGAGCCCGGTCAGCTACGAGAACACCGCGGCCCCCGACCGGGAAGCCGCATAA
- a CDS encoding TadE/TadG family type IV pilus assembly protein produces MTHRTRGERGSISIWLAVSSFVMMMLVGLAVDLGGQVHAKQRAHNIAAEAARTGGEQVQAAPAIKGEYVVVDAVAARNAAEDYLSASGVTGTVTVTGGDTITVDVTDTYKPTFLSFIGIGDLTVTSTASARLIRSLGGSEQ; encoded by the coding sequence ATGACGCACCGAACTCGCGGTGAACGCGGCTCCATCAGCATCTGGCTGGCGGTTTCGAGCTTCGTGATGATGATGCTCGTCGGGCTGGCCGTCGACCTCGGCGGACAGGTCCACGCCAAGCAGCGCGCCCACAACATCGCCGCCGAGGCCGCCCGGACAGGCGGCGAGCAGGTGCAGGCCGCGCCCGCCATCAAGGGAGAGTACGTCGTGGTGGACGCCGTCGCCGCGCGTAACGCGGCCGAGGACTACCTGAGCGCCTCGGGCGTCACCGGCACTGTGACCGTCACCGGCGGAGACACCATCACGGTCGATGTCACCGACACCTACAAGCCGACGTTCCTGAGCTTCATCGGCATCGGTGACCTGACCGTCACCAGCACCGCCTCGGCACGACTCATCCGCAGCCTCGGAGGGAGCGAACAATGA